A section of the Stenotrophomonas acidaminiphila genome encodes:
- a CDS encoding N-acetylmuramoyl-L-alanine amidase: MLKGSRLIALSACVAGLCLAGASAWAGEIRSVAVQAGSTGTRAEIQLAGGGSYKTLSLAGPNRLVVDFPDSTAVRGLKLPPAAGVVTAVRTGTPAPGTFRVVFDLAESVVAFKPQLQGQGAESRLLIEWPGETSGASTRPVTVNASATPLPAQPGSAEARREAARATAALTAAVVQQASAAPAPPAAVVNTPVPTTTAVATTNTPSPAAILNGQASVPAVVASATAPTPAPAPAPVPADEQPAPRPVMPSDASRIRMQPGMRTLVVAIDPGHGGQDPGAIGPTGKREKDVTLAVARELARQVNATPGLRAYLTRDTDVFIPLPQRAQRARAAKADIFISIHADAAENRAATGSSVYVLSTKGASSQRARWLADKENAADLIGGVSLQRTEGTLANVLLDLAQSGNMKASEDAASHVLGGLKRIGNNHKPNLERANFAVLRTSDMPAMLVETAFISNPDEERRLTDPAYQRRVAGAVLDGVHTYFSRQPPPGTLFAARAQAEMEAAAGTVAGGSK, from the coding sequence ATGCTCAAGGGAAGCCGCCTGATCGCCCTGTCTGCCTGTGTCGCCGGTCTCTGCCTGGCTGGCGCTTCGGCGTGGGCGGGTGAGATCCGCAGCGTCGCCGTGCAGGCCGGAAGCACCGGTACCCGTGCCGAGATCCAGCTGGCCGGCGGTGGCAGCTACAAGACCCTGTCGCTGGCCGGGCCGAACCGCCTGGTGGTGGATTTCCCGGATTCGACCGCCGTGCGCGGGCTCAAGTTGCCGCCCGCCGCCGGTGTCGTCACCGCCGTGCGCACCGGGACCCCGGCGCCGGGCACGTTCCGGGTGGTGTTCGACCTGGCCGAGTCGGTGGTGGCGTTCAAGCCGCAGCTGCAGGGGCAGGGCGCCGAGTCGCGGCTGCTGATCGAATGGCCCGGCGAGACCAGCGGCGCCAGTACCCGACCGGTGACGGTGAATGCGTCCGCGACCCCGCTGCCGGCGCAGCCCGGCAGCGCCGAGGCGCGCCGCGAGGCCGCCCGTGCCACGGCGGCACTGACCGCGGCGGTGGTGCAGCAGGCGTCCGCCGCGCCTGCCCCGCCGGCTGCCGTCGTCAACACCCCTGTGCCCACCACGACGGCGGTGGCCACCACGAACACGCCTTCGCCGGCTGCCATCCTCAACGGACAGGCGAGCGTGCCGGCCGTGGTCGCCTCGGCGACTGCGCCGACCCCGGCACCCGCGCCTGCACCGGTACCGGCCGACGAACAGCCGGCCCCGCGTCCGGTCATGCCCAGCGATGCTTCGCGCATCCGCATGCAGCCGGGCATGCGCACGCTGGTGGTCGCCATCGATCCCGGCCATGGCGGCCAGGACCCGGGGGCGATCGGCCCGACCGGCAAGCGCGAGAAGGACGTCACCCTGGCGGTGGCGCGCGAGCTGGCGCGGCAGGTCAATGCCACGCCCGGCCTGCGCGCCTACCTGACCCGCGACACCGACGTGTTCATCCCGCTGCCGCAGCGTGCCCAGCGCGCGCGCGCGGCCAAGGCCGACATTTTCATTTCGATCCATGCCGACGCGGCGGAGAACCGCGCCGCCACCGGCTCGTCGGTGTACGTGCTTTCCACCAAGGGCGCGTCCTCGCAGCGCGCGCGCTGGCTGGCGGACAAGGAAAACGCGGCCGACCTGATCGGCGGCGTCAGCCTGCAGCGGACCGAGGGCACCCTGGCCAACGTGCTGCTGGACCTGGCCCAGAGCGGCAACATGAAGGCCTCCGAAGATGCCGCCAGCCACGTGCTGGGTGGGCTGAAGCGGATCGGCAACAACCACAAGCCCAACCTGGAGCGGGCGAACTTCGCGGTGCTGCGCACCTCGGACATGCCGGCGATGCTGGTGGAGACCGCCTTCATCTCCAACCCGGACGAGGAGCGCCGCCTTACCGACCCGGCCTACCAGCGCCGCGTCGCCGGTGCCGTGCTCGACGGCGTGCACACCTATTTCAGCCGGCAGCCGCCGCCGGGCACGCTGTTCGCCGCGCGCGCGCAGGCCGAGATGGAAGCCGCCGCGGGCACCGTGGCCGGCGGCAGCAAGTAA
- a CDS encoding DNA mismatch repair protein MutL, with product MSTIRPLPEILINQIAAGEVVERPASVVKELVENALDAGATRVDIDLEEGGVRLIRIRDNGGGIAAAQLPLAVSRHATSKIASLDDLESVATLGFRGEALPSIASVSRFTLASRQPQDEHGAALQIEGGKIGEVTPRAHAPGTTVEVRELFYNVPARRKFLRAERTELGHIEEWLRSLALARPDVELRVSHNGKPSRRYKPGDLYSDARLGETLGEDFARQSLRVDHSAAGLRLHGWIAQPQYSRASADQQYLYVNGRSVRDRSVAHAVKMAYGDVLYHGRQPAYVLFLELDPARVDVNVHPAKHEVRFRDARLIHDFVYRTLKDALAETRAGLEPAAGLAAAPALPPQAAGGQAAGYLLSRPSGGAGGGGGWAPRQSPLGLQVAEAPSAYAALYATPADATPPGTPAGGTSGLPATAADSGVPPLGYAIAQLHGIYILAENADGLIVVDMHAAHERIGYERLKTAHDGIGLHAQPLLVPITLAVGERDADTAEREAATLAELGFEVTRSGPGSLHVRSIPALLANAEPEGLLRDVLTDLREHGQSRRVASARDELLSTMACHGAVRANRRLTVPEMNALLRDMETTERSGQCNHGRPTWARFSLAEIDRWFLRGR from the coding sequence ATGAGCACCATCCGTCCGCTCCCCGAGATACTGATCAACCAGATCGCCGCCGGCGAAGTGGTCGAGCGCCCCGCGTCGGTGGTCAAGGAGCTGGTCGAGAACGCACTCGATGCCGGCGCCACCCGCGTCGACATCGACCTCGAGGAAGGCGGCGTGCGCCTGATCCGCATCCGTGACAATGGCGGCGGCATCGCCGCGGCGCAGTTGCCGCTGGCGGTGTCGCGCCATGCCACCAGCAAGATCGCCTCGCTCGACGACCTGGAGTCGGTCGCCACGCTGGGCTTCCGCGGCGAGGCGCTGCCGTCGATCGCCTCGGTCAGCCGCTTCACCCTGGCGTCGCGCCAGCCGCAGGACGAACACGGCGCCGCGCTGCAGATCGAGGGCGGCAAGATCGGTGAAGTCACGCCGCGTGCGCATGCGCCGGGCACCACCGTGGAAGTGCGCGAGCTGTTCTACAACGTGCCGGCGCGGCGCAAGTTCCTGCGCGCCGAGCGCACCGAACTGGGCCATATCGAGGAATGGCTGCGTTCACTGGCGCTGGCGCGTCCGGACGTGGAACTGCGGGTGTCGCACAACGGCAAGCCGTCGCGCCGCTACAAGCCCGGCGACCTGTACTCCGATGCGCGCCTGGGCGAAACCCTGGGCGAGGACTTCGCGCGGCAATCGCTGCGCGTGGACCACAGCGCGGCCGGCCTGCGCCTGCACGGGTGGATCGCGCAGCCGCAGTACTCGCGCGCCAGCGCCGACCAGCAGTACCTGTACGTCAATGGCCGCTCGGTACGCGACCGCAGCGTCGCGCATGCGGTGAAGATGGCTTACGGCGACGTGCTCTACCACGGCCGCCAGCCGGCCTACGTGCTGTTCCTGGAACTGGACCCGGCGCGGGTGGACGTCAACGTGCATCCGGCCAAGCACGAAGTGCGTTTCCGCGATGCGCGGCTGATCCATGATTTCGTCTACCGCACGCTCAAGGATGCGCTGGCCGAAACCCGCGCGGGCCTGGAGCCGGCGGCCGGGCTGGCGGCTGCACCGGCCCTGCCGCCGCAGGCGGCGGGCGGGCAGGCCGCCGGCTATCTGCTGTCGCGGCCGTCGGGCGGCGCCGGTGGTGGTGGCGGCTGGGCACCGCGGCAGTCGCCGTTGGGACTGCAGGTGGCCGAGGCGCCGTCGGCCTATGCCGCGCTGTATGCGACGCCGGCCGATGCCACGCCGCCGGGTACGCCTGCCGGCGGCACTTCGGGGCTGCCGGCGACCGCCGCCGACAGCGGCGTGCCGCCGTTGGGCTACGCCATCGCGCAGCTGCATGGCATCTACATCCTGGCCGAGAACGCCGACGGCCTGATCGTGGTGGACATGCATGCCGCGCACGAGCGCATCGGCTACGAGCGCCTGAAGACCGCGCACGATGGCATCGGCCTGCATGCGCAGCCGCTGCTGGTGCCGATCACCCTGGCGGTGGGCGAACGCGACGCCGACACCGCCGAACGCGAGGCGGCGACGCTGGCCGAACTCGGCTTCGAGGTGACCCGCTCCGGCCCCGGTTCGCTGCACGTGCGCAGCATTCCGGCACTGCTGGCCAACGCCGAACCGGAAGGGCTGCTGCGCGACGTGCTCACCGACCTGCGCGAACACGGCCAGAGCCGGCGCGTGGCCAGCGCGCGCGATGAACTGCTTTCGACCATGGCCTGCCATGGCGCGGTGCGCGCCAACCGGCGGTTGACGGTTCCGGAAATGAATGCCCTGCTGCGCGACATGGAAACCACCGAGCGCTCCGGGCAATGCAACCACGGCCGCCCGACCTGGGCGCGCTTTTCGCTGGCGGAGATCGACCGCTGGTTCCTGCGGGGGCGTTGA
- a CDS encoding polyhydroxyalkanoate synthesis repressor PhaR, with protein sequence MAATRIIKKYPNRRLYDTEISSYITIEDVRQLILDGEDFEVRDAKSGEDLTRSVLLQIIADKEQDGEPMLSTQLLSQLIRFYGDSLQGFMGNYLERSMQVFLDQQQQFRQQMGNLLGQTPWAMMNQLTERNLELWQEFQRSMGAGFGRPPAAGGKTPEPPPAPPPAGKTRGNR encoded by the coding sequence ATGGCTGCGACCCGCATCATCAAGAAGTATCCCAACCGGCGGCTCTACGACACCGAGATCTCCAGCTACATCACCATCGAGGACGTCCGCCAGCTGATCCTGGACGGGGAGGACTTCGAGGTACGCGACGCCAAGAGCGGCGAGGACCTGACCCGCTCGGTGCTGCTGCAGATCATTGCCGACAAGGAGCAGGACGGCGAGCCGATGCTGTCCACCCAGCTGCTGAGCCAGTTGATCCGTTTCTACGGCGATTCGCTGCAGGGCTTCATGGGCAACTACCTGGAGCGCAGCATGCAGGTATTCCTGGACCAGCAGCAGCAGTTCCGCCAGCAGATGGGCAACCTGCTCGGGCAGACGCCGTGGGCGATGATGAACCAGCTCACCGAGCGCAACCTGGAGCTGTGGCAGGAATTCCAGCGCAGCATGGGCGCCGGCTTCGGCCGCCCGCCGGCTGCCGGCGGCAAGACCCCCGAGCCGCCGCCCGCGCCACCGCCGGCCGGCAAGACCCGCGGCAACCGCTGA
- a CDS encoding beta-ketoacyl-ACP reductase (catalyzes the conversion of 3-hydroxyacyl-CoA to 3-oxyacyl-CoA) — MTTSRIALVTGGTGGIGTAICQRLADQGHRVATNFRNADKAALWQERMRARGYDIALFRGDVSSPDGGRELVQAVEAGMGPVEILVNNAGITRDTTFHRMSAEQWHEVINTNLNSVFNVTRPVIEGMRRRGWGRVIQISSINGLKGQYGQANYAAAKAGMHGFTISLARENAGFGITVNTISPGYVATDMVMAVPEEVRAKIIADIPTGRLGKPEEIAYAVAFLVAEEAAWITGSNLDINGGHHMGW; from the coding sequence ATGACGACATCCCGTATTGCACTGGTCACCGGCGGCACCGGCGGTATCGGCACCGCGATCTGCCAGCGCCTGGCCGACCAGGGCCATCGTGTCGCCACCAATTTCCGCAACGCCGACAAGGCCGCGCTGTGGCAGGAGCGGATGCGCGCCCGCGGCTACGACATCGCCCTGTTCCGCGGCGACGTCTCCAGCCCCGACGGCGGCCGCGAACTGGTGCAGGCGGTCGAGGCCGGCATGGGACCGGTGGAGATCCTGGTCAACAACGCCGGCATCACCCGCGACACCACCTTCCACCGCATGAGCGCGGAGCAGTGGCACGAGGTGATCAACACCAACCTCAACTCGGTGTTCAACGTGACCCGCCCGGTCATCGAAGGCATGCGCCGGCGCGGCTGGGGCCGGGTGATCCAGATCAGCTCGATCAACGGCCTCAAGGGCCAGTACGGCCAGGCCAACTACGCCGCGGCCAAGGCCGGCATGCACGGTTTCACCATCTCCCTGGCACGCGAGAATGCCGGCTTCGGCATCACCGTCAACACCATTTCCCCGGGCTACGTGGCCACCGACATGGTGATGGCGGTGCCGGAGGAAGTACGCGCCAAGATCATTGCCGACATCCCCACCGGGCGCCTCGGCAAGCCCGAGGAGATCGCCTACGCGGTGGCCTTCCTGGTGGCCGAGGAAGCCGCCTGGATCACCGGCTCCAACCTGGACATCAACGGCGGCCACCACATGGGCTGGTGA
- a CDS encoding tRNA glutamyl-Q(34) synthetase GluQRS, translating to MYTSPYRGRFAPSPTGPLHLGSLLAAFGSWLLARQAGGRWLVRIEDVDPPREVAGAAASQLATLAAFGLQPDEPVQYQSRRHGLYRAALERLLADGKAFPCHCSRSDLAGQQGVHRHCVAGRQRPHPAIRLRVADDSLVGFDDALQGRFEQWVDRTVGDVVLLRADGCWAYQLAVVVDDAAQGITDVVRGADLLDSTPRQILLQRALSLPTPRYLHLPLLLDAHGAKLSKSLAARPVEAADPVPTLRWLWAALGQEPAELAGIDALPALLQRAAAAFQPGRLRRAPIPASPPLP from the coding sequence ATGTACACCTCCCCCTACCGCGGCCGCTTCGCCCCCTCGCCCACCGGGCCCCTGCACCTGGGGTCGCTGCTGGCCGCCTTCGGCAGCTGGCTGCTGGCGCGGCAGGCCGGCGGCCGCTGGCTGGTGCGCATCGAGGACGTGGACCCGCCACGCGAGGTGGCCGGCGCCGCCGCATCGCAGCTGGCGACGCTGGCCGCGTTCGGCCTGCAGCCGGACGAGCCGGTGCAGTACCAGAGTCGCCGCCACGGCCTTTACCGCGCCGCCCTCGAACGCCTGCTGGCCGATGGCAAAGCCTTCCCCTGCCACTGCAGCCGCAGCGACCTGGCCGGCCAGCAGGGCGTCCATCGCCACTGTGTCGCCGGCCGCCAGCGGCCGCACCCGGCGATCCGCCTGCGGGTGGCCGACGACAGCCTCGTCGGCTTCGATGACGCGCTCCAGGGGCGCTTCGAACAATGGGTGGATCGCACGGTCGGCGATGTCGTGCTGCTGCGTGCGGACGGTTGCTGGGCCTACCAGCTGGCGGTGGTGGTGGACGATGCCGCGCAGGGCATCACCGACGTGGTGCGCGGCGCCGACCTGCTCGACTCCACACCGCGCCAGATCCTGCTGCAGCGGGCGCTGAGCCTGCCCACGCCGCGCTACCTGCACCTGCCGCTGCTGCTCGACGCGCACGGCGCCAAGCTGTCCAAGTCGCTGGCCGCGCGGCCGGTGGAGGCCGCCGACCCGGTGCCGACGCTGCGCTGGCTGTGGGCCGCGCTCGGCCAGGAGCCCGCCGAGCTGGCGGGCATCGACGCGCTGCCGGCATTGCTGCAGCGCGCGGCGGCCGCGTTCCAGCCGGGCCGGCTGCGCCGCGCCCCCATCCCCGCCTCGCCGCCGTTGCCGTGA
- a CDS encoding zinc metalloprotease HtpX, which produces MFTRIGLFLLTNLAVLVLAGIVMSVLRVNPAQMSGLLVMAAIFGFGGSIISLLLSKFMAKRGTGAVVITEPRNATERWLLDTVARQAKAAGIGMPEVAVYDGPEINAFATGANRNNALVAVSTGLLHNMSEDEAEAVLGHEIAHVANGDMITMALLQGVLNTFVIVLARVVGGIIDSALSGNRDGGRGFAYYIIVFVLEMVFGLFATMIAMWFSRRREFRADAGGASLAGRQKMIAALERLKLNHGQSTLPTQIAAFGIAGSTAKKLFLSHPPLEERIAALRSSTVA; this is translated from the coding sequence ATGTTTACCCGTATTGGCCTGTTCCTGTTGACCAACCTTGCCGTGCTGGTCCTCGCAGGCATCGTGATGTCGGTGCTGCGCGTCAACCCGGCGCAGATGAGCGGCCTGCTGGTCATGGCCGCGATCTTCGGCTTCGGCGGCTCCATCATCTCCCTGCTGCTGTCCAAGTTCATGGCCAAGCGCGGCACCGGCGCGGTGGTGATCACCGAGCCGCGCAACGCGACCGAGCGCTGGCTGCTGGACACCGTGGCGCGGCAGGCCAAGGCGGCCGGCATCGGCATGCCGGAAGTGGCGGTGTACGACGGCCCCGAGATCAACGCCTTCGCTACCGGCGCCAACCGCAACAACGCGCTGGTGGCGGTGTCCACCGGCCTGCTGCACAACATGAGCGAGGACGAGGCCGAAGCGGTGCTGGGGCATGAGATCGCGCACGTCGCCAACGGCGACATGATCACCATGGCGCTGCTTCAGGGCGTGCTCAACACCTTCGTGATCGTGCTGGCACGCGTGGTCGGCGGCATCATCGACAGCGCGCTGTCGGGCAACCGCGACGGCGGGCGTGGTTTCGCCTACTACATCATCGTGTTCGTGCTGGAGATGGTGTTCGGCCTGTTCGCGACGATGATCGCGATGTGGTTCTCGCGCCGACGCGAGTTCCGCGCCGACGCCGGTGGCGCCAGCCTGGCTGGTCGCCAGAAGATGATCGCCGCGCTGGAGCGGTTGAAGCTCAATCACGGCCAGAGCACGCTGCCGACCCAGATCGCGGCGTTCGGCATCGCCGGGTCGACGGCGAAGAAGCTGTTCCTGAGCCATCCGCCGCTGGAGGAGCGCATCGCCGCGCTGCGTTCTTCGACGGTGGCGTAA
- a CDS encoding inositol monophosphatase, producing MQKPAVTVMVKAARLAGNVLLRNINKLEALNVVQKGRMDYASEVDGDAEKVIVKELKRAYPDYGIYGEEGGLQGNGRQMWVIDPLDGTSNYLRGFPHYCVSIALVENGEPTDAVIFDPLRNELFTASKGAGAVLNDRRIRVAERKDLDGTMIHTGFAPRERTRAGSQLKTVDTLLVQAEDIRRTGSAALDLAYVACGRADAYFEAGVKAWDIAAGVLLVREAGGKVCNYRGATLARMDDKGPETQQVVAGNLKVCEALQKVIVNTGHAAEFDPKF from the coding sequence ATGCAGAAACCCGCCGTCACCGTCATGGTCAAGGCCGCACGCCTCGCCGGCAACGTCCTGTTGCGCAACATCAACAAGCTCGAAGCGCTGAACGTGGTGCAGAAGGGCCGGATGGACTACGCCAGCGAAGTCGATGGTGACGCCGAGAAGGTGATCGTCAAGGAACTCAAGCGCGCCTACCCGGACTACGGCATCTATGGCGAGGAAGGCGGCCTGCAGGGCAACGGCCGGCAGATGTGGGTCATCGACCCGCTGGACGGCACCAGCAACTACCTGCGCGGCTTCCCCCACTACTGCGTGTCGATCGCCCTGGTCGAGAATGGCGAACCCACCGACGCGGTGATCTTCGACCCGCTGCGCAACGAACTGTTCACCGCCTCCAAGGGCGCCGGCGCGGTGCTCAACGACCGCCGCATCCGCGTGGCCGAGCGCAAGGACCTCGACGGCACCATGATCCACACCGGCTTCGCCCCGCGCGAGCGCACCCGTGCCGGCAGCCAGCTCAAGACCGTGGATACCCTGCTGGTGCAGGCCGAGGACATCCGCCGTACCGGTTCGGCGGCGCTGGACCTGGCCTACGTGGCCTGCGGCCGCGCCGACGCCTACTTCGAGGCCGGGGTGAAGGCATGGGACATCGCCGCCGGCGTGCTGCTGGTGCGCGAGGCCGGCGGCAAGGTCTGCAATTACCGCGGCGCCACCCTGGCGCGCATGGACGACAAGGGCCCGGAAACCCAGCAGGTGGTGGCCGGCAACCTGAAGGTGTGCGAGGCGCTGCAGAAGGTGATCGTCAACACCGGCCACGCCGCCGAGTTCGATCCGAAGTTCTGA
- a CDS encoding RNA methyltransferase has protein sequence MSASARIRFVLVGTQHPGNIGAAARAMKTMGLSRLVLVAPEQPLDEVAFRRSAGAEDVLGDAPVFATLADAVADCRLVLGCTARARRVQLEELLPEVAGQRAVARAAEPAEVAFVFGRERTGLSNDELQLCHAAVHIPSDPEFSSLNLAAAVQVLAYEVRMAQLEGQAAPPPEPGYGEAPASHAQLEGLFGQLGDTLDQIDFHKGRAPESAMRKLRRLFMKADLSEQEVRLLRGILSDAQRMARLASARQN, from the coding sequence ATGTCCGCTTCCGCCCGTATCCGTTTCGTCCTCGTCGGCACCCAGCATCCCGGCAACATCGGCGCGGCGGCGCGGGCGATGAAGACCATGGGGCTGTCGCGGCTGGTGCTGGTGGCCCCGGAGCAGCCGCTGGACGAGGTCGCTTTCCGCCGCTCGGCCGGCGCCGAGGACGTACTGGGCGATGCCCCGGTGTTCGCCACCCTGGCCGACGCGGTGGCCGATTGCCGGCTGGTGCTGGGCTGCACCGCGCGCGCGCGCCGGGTGCAGTTGGAGGAGCTGCTGCCGGAGGTGGCCGGCCAGCGCGCCGTGGCGCGGGCGGCCGAACCGGCGGAGGTGGCATTCGTGTTCGGGCGCGAGCGTACCGGCCTGAGCAACGACGAACTGCAGCTGTGCCACGCCGCCGTGCACATCCCCTCCGATCCGGAGTTCAGCTCCTTGAACCTGGCCGCGGCGGTCCAGGTACTGGCCTACGAGGTGCGCATGGCGCAGCTGGAAGGGCAGGCCGCCCCGCCGCCGGAGCCGGGGTACGGCGAGGCACCGGCCAGCCACGCCCAGCTGGAGGGGTTGTTCGGGCAGCTGGGCGATACCCTGGACCAGATCGATTTCCACAAGGGCCGTGCCCCGGAATCGGCCATGCGCAAGCTGCGCCGCCTGTTCATGAAGGCCGACCTGTCCGAGCAGGAGGTCCGGCTGCTGCGCGGCATATTGTCCGACGCCCAGCGCATGGCGCGGCTGGCCAGCGCGCGCCAGAACTGA
- a CDS encoding metal-binding protein: MAAAAERSVLVLGRLSDDPKSHYEQLKPLLDYVIPRMRDVGIVEGRILMAKDMQQMASYLRRGRVDWVTETSGTAMALRQRSGAEPLLLTERGGVAAYHSVFFVRRDSPINTLDELKGRSLAMQSAWSTSSYLVPVMELLAHGVRPEILLTPQDTPTADTVGYVFARSELNISTFVHKRVVDAGVVSNIDWLDERRVPAVFRRDMRVLYETQDVPRAVEMVRPGMDPAVRRRLQEVLLEASSDPAAGPALRKFFGTSAFHRLDPASQRALDRLRAGLARVRMEVE, translated from the coding sequence ATGGCCGCGGCAGCCGAGCGTTCGGTGCTGGTGCTGGGGCGTCTGAGCGATGATCCGAAGTCGCATTACGAACAGCTCAAGCCCCTGCTGGACTACGTGATTCCAAGGATGCGCGACGTGGGGATCGTCGAGGGCCGCATCCTGATGGCCAAGGACATGCAGCAGATGGCCAGTTACCTGCGGCGGGGGCGGGTGGACTGGGTGACGGAGACTTCCGGGACCGCCATGGCGCTGCGCCAGCGCAGCGGCGCCGAGCCGCTGCTGCTGACCGAGCGCGGCGGCGTGGCCGCCTACCATAGTGTGTTCTTCGTCCGCCGCGACAGCCCGATCAACACCCTGGACGAACTGAAGGGGCGCTCGCTGGCGATGCAGAGCGCGTGGTCCACCAGTTCCTACCTGGTGCCGGTGATGGAGCTGCTGGCCCACGGGGTGCGCCCGGAAATCCTGCTGACCCCGCAGGACACCCCCACCGCCGACACCGTGGGCTACGTGTTCGCGCGGTCGGAGCTCAACATCTCCACCTTCGTGCACAAGCGCGTGGTCGATGCCGGGGTGGTCAGCAATATCGACTGGCTCGACGAGCGCCGGGTGCCGGCGGTGTTCCGGCGCGACATGCGCGTGCTGTACGAGACCCAGGACGTGCCGCGCGCGGTGGAAATGGTGCGGCCGGGCATGGATCCGGCGGTGCGCAGGCGGTTGCAGGAAGTGCTGCTGGAGGCCAGCAGCGACCCGGCGGCCGGCCCGGCGCTGCGCAAGTTCTTCGGTACCTCGGCGTTCCACCGCCTGGACCCGGCCAGCCAGCGCGCGCTCGACCGCTTGCGCGCCGGCCTGGCGCGGGTACGCATGGAGGTCGAATGA
- a CDS encoding EF-P beta-lysylation protein EpmB: MPRPLPAIRWQALWREAIRDPAELLAGLGLDPADLGVSAQALAQFPLRVPRSFAARMRRGDPADPLLRQVLPVDAEMRVVPGFSFDAVGDGAAKTATGVIQKYRGRALLVATGSCAINCRYCFRRHFDYAGENAARGGWEAALAAIAADPTIDEVILSGGDPLSLATAKLAELTTALAAIPHIRRLRIHSRLPVVLPERVDDELVQWLAGLPWPLAFVIHANHANEFDAGVDAALARLRGAGAQLLNQAVLLRGVNDDLDALAALSERSFAAGVLPYYLHQLDRVQGVAHFEVDNARALELHAALRARLSGYLVPKLVREIAGDSGKRPLHAW; this comes from the coding sequence ATCCCCCGCCCCCTGCCAGCCATCCGCTGGCAGGCGCTCTGGCGGGAGGCGATCCGCGACCCGGCCGAACTGCTGGCCGGGCTCGGGCTGGACCCCGCCGACCTGGGCGTGTCGGCGCAGGCGCTGGCGCAGTTCCCGCTGCGGGTGCCGCGCAGCTTCGCCGCGCGCATGCGCCGCGGCGACCCGGCCGACCCGCTGCTGCGCCAGGTGCTGCCAGTCGACGCCGAGATGCGGGTGGTCCCCGGGTTCAGCTTCGACGCGGTCGGCGATGGCGCGGCCAAGACGGCCACCGGGGTCATCCAGAAATACCGCGGGCGCGCCCTGCTGGTGGCCACCGGCAGCTGCGCGATCAACTGCCGCTATTGTTTCCGCCGCCATTTCGACTATGCGGGCGAAAATGCCGCCCGCGGCGGCTGGGAAGCGGCGCTGGCGGCCATTGCCGCCGATCCGACGATCGACGAAGTGATCCTGTCCGGCGGCGACCCGCTGTCGCTGGCCACCGCCAAGCTGGCGGAGCTGACCACGGCGCTGGCGGCGATCCCCCACATCCGCCGCCTGCGCATCCACAGCCGGCTGCCGGTGGTGCTGCCCGAACGCGTGGACGATGAACTGGTGCAGTGGCTGGCCGGCCTGCCCTGGCCGCTGGCCTTCGTGATCCATGCCAACCACGCCAATGAATTCGACGCCGGCGTCGATGCCGCGCTCGCCCGCCTGCGCGGCGCCGGCGCGCAGCTGCTCAACCAGGCGGTGCTGCTGCGCGGGGTCAACGACGACCTGGATGCACTGGCCGCGCTGAGCGAACGCAGCTTCGCCGCCGGCGTGCTGCCCTATTACCTGCACCAGCTGGACCGGGTGCAGGGCGTGGCCCATTTCGAGGTCGACAACGCCCGCGCGCTGGAGCTGCACGCCGCGCTGCGGGCGCGCCTGTCCGGCTACCTGGTGCCGAAACTGGTGCGCGAGATCGCCGGCGACAGCGGCAAGCGGCCGCTACACGCCTGGTAA
- a CDS encoding elongation factor P produces the protein MASYGMNDVKNGMKILVNNQPAVIIDTEYVKPGKGQAFTRVKYRLIKDGRTQEITMKSTDSLDAADVVDTDMNYMYSDGEYWHFMDPETFEQVQATKAGMGGAEKWLKGEESCVVTLWNGEPIAVQPPNFVELKITETDPGVRGDTSGGGGKPATLETGAVVRVPLFVGQDEVIRVDTRSGEYSARVK, from the coding sequence ATGGCCAGCTACGGCATGAACGACGTGAAGAACGGGATGAAAATCCTGGTCAACAACCAACCGGCTGTCATCATCGACACCGAGTACGTCAAGCCGGGCAAGGGCCAGGCGTTCACCCGCGTGAAGTACCGCCTGATCAAGGACGGCCGTACCCAGGAAATCACCATGAAGTCGACCGACTCGCTGGATGCGGCCGACGTCGTCGACACCGACATGAACTACATGTACAGCGACGGCGAGTACTGGCATTTCATGGACCCGGAAACCTTCGAGCAGGTGCAGGCGACCAAGGCCGGCATGGGCGGCGCCGAGAAGTGGCTCAAGGGCGAGGAATCCTGCGTGGTGACCCTGTGGAACGGCGAGCCGATCGCGGTGCAGCCGCCGAACTTCGTCGAACTGAAGATCACCGAGACCGACCCGGGCGTGCGCGGCGATACCTCCGGCGGCGGCGGCAAGCCGGCCACCCTGGAGACCGGTGCGGTGGTGCGCGTGCCGCTGTTCGTCGGCCAGGACGAGGTGATCCGCGTCGATACCCGCTCCGGCGAATACTCCGCGCGCGTCAAGTAA